In Crassostrea angulata isolate pt1a10 chromosome 6, ASM2561291v2, whole genome shotgun sequence, a genomic segment contains:
- the LOC128189092 gene encoding coiled-coil domain-containing protein 90B, mitochondrial-like: MAGIRRIAYRFTTITKTMKPISSELLSCQLCLFNDLKQFSKSSGPLKVLESTRRVDKLVVPTDYSNVSACTSSGNAPVRLYCTSKPPDVSEIRNINPLGNIQSKVYYFDTLAVVQKLMKEGFDEKQAMAIKDIVQEVLHSSIDHQTKVLVTKAQLEITTQQMMTHLNSVKKDLVILEKSEFSMLRSETEKQTMEIQQLKKALENELDKLKGHVRLDINLEKSRAIEAHAENEKNLQMLRNKIETDVANVRTLFESYKNDVFRYSIATALTAGATVLAVLRLLIH, translated from the exons ATGGCTGGTATCAGAAGAATTGCGTATCGCTTCACAACTATTACAAAGACGATGAAACCCATATCTTCAGAACTGCTTTCATGTCAGTTATGtttgtttaatgatttaaaacagttcTCAAAATCAAGTGGACCGCTAAAAGTTTTAGAATCGACGAGGAGAGTCGATAAACTTGTGGTACCTACAGACTATAGTAATGTATCGGCTTGTACATCTTCTGGCAATG CACCAGTGCGATTATATTGCACATCTAAACCTCCTGATGTGTCCGAGATCCGGAACATAAACCCTTTAGGAAACATACAGTCAAAGGTATATTACTTTGATACCCTGGCAGTGGTACAAAAGCTGATGAAGGAGG GTTTTGATGAGAAACAGGCCATGGCTATTAAGGACATTGTACAAGAGGTTCTTCATTCCTCAATAGATCACCAAACCAAAGTCCTCGTTACAAAAGCCCAGCTG gaGATTACAACCCAACAAATGATGACCCACTTAAACTCTGTCAAAAAAGATTTGGTGATATTGGAGAAGAGCGAGTTTTCCATGCTGAGAAGTGAAACAGAG AAACAGACTATGGAAATACAGCAACTTAAAAAAGCACTTGAAAATGAACTAGATAAACTTAAGGGCCATGTAAGACTGGATATCAACTTGGAAAAGAGCAGGGCAATTGAAGCA catGCAGAAAATGAAAAGAACCTTCAGATGCTGCGCAATAAAATTGAAACTGACGTAGCCAATGTTCGGACATTATTTGAATCCtacaaaaatgatgtttttaggTACTCAATAG CCACTGCCCTCACAGCTGGAGCTACAGTGTTAGCAGTGCTCCGTTTACTGATTCATTGA
- the LOC128189093 gene encoding ubiquitin-conjugating enzyme E2 C-like, producing MATQNTNPAAQTTGRSKDMSSSSNQARDNHSVSKRLQQELMTLLTKGDPGISAFPDGDNLFKWIATLTGPTGTVYEGLTYKLTLEFPSGYPYQAPTVKFDSPCYHPNVDQSGNICLDILKEKWSALYDVRTILLSIQSLLGEPNNDSPLNGDAAALWPNQETYKSVLLEKYEKDVRSKQS from the exons ATGGCAACACAGAATACTAACCCTGCTGCCCAAACAACAGGAAGGAGCAAGGACATGTCCAGCTCTTCAAATCAAGCTCGAGATAACCACTCGGTCAGCAAACG acttcAACAAGAACTCATGACTTTATTG acTAAAGGTGATCCAGGCATATCTGCTTTTCCTGATGGAGACAACCTTTTTAAATGGATTGCAACCTTGACAGGACCAACAGGAACg GTATATGAAGGATTAACCTACAAATTGACCCTTGAGTTTCCAAGTGGTTACCCGTACCAAGCCCCTACTGTAAAGTTTGACTCCCCATGCTACCACCCAAATGTTGACCAGAGTGGTAACATCTGTCTGGACATCCTGAAAGAGAAGTGGTCCGCCCTGTACGATGTCCGCACCATCCTGCTGTCCATTCAGAGTCTTCTTGGAG AGCCAAACAATGACAGTCCATTGAATGGTGATGCTGCCGCCTTGTGGCCAAACCAAGAAACCTACAAGTCTGTGTTGCTGGAGAAATACGAAAAAGATGTCCGCAGTAAACAGTCATAG
- the LOC128188551 gene encoding uncharacterized protein LOC128188551 isoform X3 translates to MDAFEQVLYQNLGKQNDFQATERIFRKVVHPGLDSLRLVDKNGVPINTPLSSMKQKMFILSPRGVPTRVTNHAYSGQPMRMSRPYSEGVVGRKDFYSPSDLVISEQLYLLSRLEVPEYNNENLYEQPTYYRTTKSVVPYSTKRSANQSKGGLVKSNKSKSASSRGYLSSVADEKRFLQSANSSQSSRWNTSGQGLRLEKEWTDLANSRSLKRNSEIVTHRVDRMYFMTGNSINLKPKYHVDEEELHRLREISKSRQSSRRQNRSSQHSKKVQHHSQLEEDLQALTVKEGNTEKNENDNAENSGENVERPKSPLGGWSLTENPAPEPDQKEALSRLSLHKDDNPEVPPSEGGNSERDNMTNGEDDGFHEEEVDMKGRADGRQGVEDVIEPNTDDAIPEESANNTVEEEP, encoded by the exons atggatGCATTTGAACAAGTTTTGTACCAAAACCTGGGAAAACAAAACG ATTTCCAGGCCACAGAGAGAATATTTCGTAAAGTAGTACACCCAGGCCTGGATTCTCTACGACTCGTGGACAAAAATGGTGTACCAATTAATACACCACTCAGTAGCATGAAGCAGAAAATGTTCATCCTTAGTCCGCGAGGGGTCCCAACTCGTGTGACGAACCACGCCTACAGTGGACAACCAATGCGCATGTCTCGTCCATATTCTGAAGGG GTTGTAGGAAGGAAAGATTTTTATTCTCCGTCTGACTTAGTTATCAGTGAACAGCTGTATTTG CTATCACGTTTAGAAGTACCAGAGTATAACAATGAAAACTTGTATGAGCAACCAACATATTATAG GACTACCAAGTCCGTCGTGCCATACAGCACCAAGAGGAGTGCTAACCAGAGTAAAGGGGGGCTGGTCAAGTCTAACAAGTCTAAAAGTGCCTCTAGTCGCGGCTATCTG AGTAGTGTAGCTGATGAAAAGAGATTTCTACAGTCAGCTAACAGCTCCCAGAGCTCTCGCTGGAACACCAGTGGCCAGGGCCTGAGGCTGGAGAAGGAATGGACTGACCTTGCCAATTCCAGGTCCCTGAAACGCAACTCAGAG ATAGTAACTCACAGAGTAGACAGAATGTATTTTATGACTGGAAATTCAATTAATCTTAAACCCAAGTATCATGTGGATGAGGAAGAGCTCCATAGACTAAGAGAGATTTCAAAATCCAGGCAGTCGTCAAGAAGACAAAACCG CAGCAGTCAACATTCCAAGAAAGTTCAGCACCATTCTCAGTTGGAAGAAGACTTGCAG gCACTTACTGTCAAAGAAGGAAACACagaaaagaatgaaaatgaTA ATGCAGAAAATTCTGGAGAA aatgtTGAGAGACCAAAGAGTCCCCTGGGTGGCTGGTCACTAACAGAGAACCCTGCCCCAGAGCCTGACCAGAAAGAGGCTCTCAGTCGTTTGTCACTCCACAAAGACGATAACCCAGAGGTTCCTCCCTCAGAGGGTGGAAACAGTGAGAGAGACAACATGACAAACGGCGAGGATGATGGATTTCATGAAGAGGAAGTGGACATGAAGGGAAGAGCAGATGGAAGACAGGGGGTGGAAGATGTGATAGAACCTAATACAGATGATGCAATCCCAGAGGAAAGTGCAAATAATACTGTGGAGGAAGAGCCTTGA
- the LOC128188551 gene encoding uncharacterized protein LOC128188551 isoform X5 gives MMDSQRSSDFQATERIFRKVVHPGLDSLRLVDKNGVPINTPLSSMKQKMFILSPRGVPTRVTNHAYSGQPMRMSRPYSEGVVGRKDFYSPSDLVISEQLYLLSRLEVPEYNNENLYEQPTYYRTTKSVVPYSTKRSANQSKGGLVKSNKSKSASSRGYLSSVADEKRFLQSANSSQSSRWNTSGQGLRLEKEWTDLANSRSLKRNSEIVTHRVDRMYFMTGNSINLKPKYHVDEEELHRLREISKSRQSSRRQNRVIHMPACSSQHSKKVQHHSQLEEDLQALTVKEGNTEKNENDNAENSGENVERPKSPLGGWSLTENPAPEPDQKEALSRLSLHKDDNPEVPPSEGGNSERDNMTNGEDDGFHEEEVDMKGRADGRQGVEDVIEPNTDDAIPEESANNTVEEEP, from the exons atgatGGATTCGCAGAGGAGTAGTG ATTTCCAGGCCACAGAGAGAATATTTCGTAAAGTAGTACACCCAGGCCTGGATTCTCTACGACTCGTGGACAAAAATGGTGTACCAATTAATACACCACTCAGTAGCATGAAGCAGAAAATGTTCATCCTTAGTCCGCGAGGGGTCCCAACTCGTGTGACGAACCACGCCTACAGTGGACAACCAATGCGCATGTCTCGTCCATATTCTGAAGGG GTTGTAGGAAGGAAAGATTTTTATTCTCCGTCTGACTTAGTTATCAGTGAACAGCTGTATTTG CTATCACGTTTAGAAGTACCAGAGTATAACAATGAAAACTTGTATGAGCAACCAACATATTATAG GACTACCAAGTCCGTCGTGCCATACAGCACCAAGAGGAGTGCTAACCAGAGTAAAGGGGGGCTGGTCAAGTCTAACAAGTCTAAAAGTGCCTCTAGTCGCGGCTATCTG AGTAGTGTAGCTGATGAAAAGAGATTTCTACAGTCAGCTAACAGCTCCCAGAGCTCTCGCTGGAACACCAGTGGCCAGGGCCTGAGGCTGGAGAAGGAATGGACTGACCTTGCCAATTCCAGGTCCCTGAAACGCAACTCAGAG ATAGTAACTCACAGAGTAGACAGAATGTATTTTATGACTGGAAATTCAATTAATCTTAAACCCAAGTATCATGTGGATGAGGAAGAGCTCCATAGACTAAGAGAGATTTCAAAATCCAGGCAGTCGTCAAGAAGACAAAACCG GGTCATTCATATGCCTGCATG CAGCAGTCAACATTCCAAGAAAGTTCAGCACCATTCTCAGTTGGAAGAAGACTTGCAG gCACTTACTGTCAAAGAAGGAAACACagaaaagaatgaaaatgaTA ATGCAGAAAATTCTGGAGAA aatgtTGAGAGACCAAAGAGTCCCCTGGGTGGCTGGTCACTAACAGAGAACCCTGCCCCAGAGCCTGACCAGAAAGAGGCTCTCAGTCGTTTGTCACTCCACAAAGACGATAACCCAGAGGTTCCTCCCTCAGAGGGTGGAAACAGTGAGAGAGACAACATGACAAACGGCGAGGATGATGGATTTCATGAAGAGGAAGTGGACATGAAGGGAAGAGCAGATGGAAGACAGGGGGTGGAAGATGTGATAGAACCTAATACAGATGATGCAATCCCAGAGGAAAGTGCAAATAATACTGTGGAGGAAGAGCCTTGA
- the LOC128188551 gene encoding uncharacterized protein LOC128188551 isoform X2, which translates to MDAFEQVLYQNLGKQNDFQATERIFRKVVHPGLDSLRLVDKNGVPINTPLSSMKQKMFILSPRGVPTRVTNHAYSGQPMRMSRPYSEGVVGRKDFYSPSDLVISEQLYLLSRLEVPEYNNENLYEQPTYYRTTKSVVPYSTKRSANQSKGGLVKSNKSKSASSRGYLSSVADEKRFLQSANSSQSSRWNTSGQGLRLEKEWTDLANSRSLKRNSEIVTHRVDRMYFMTGNSINLKPKYHVDEEELHRLREISKSRQSSRRQNRVIHMPACSQHSKKVQHHSQLEEDLQALTVKEGNTEKNENDNAENSGENVERPKSPLGGWSLTENPAPEPDQKEALSRLSLHKDDNPEVPPSEGGNSERDNMTNGEDDGFHEEEVDMKGRADGRQGVEDVIEPNTDDAIPEESANNTVEEEP; encoded by the exons atggatGCATTTGAACAAGTTTTGTACCAAAACCTGGGAAAACAAAACG ATTTCCAGGCCACAGAGAGAATATTTCGTAAAGTAGTACACCCAGGCCTGGATTCTCTACGACTCGTGGACAAAAATGGTGTACCAATTAATACACCACTCAGTAGCATGAAGCAGAAAATGTTCATCCTTAGTCCGCGAGGGGTCCCAACTCGTGTGACGAACCACGCCTACAGTGGACAACCAATGCGCATGTCTCGTCCATATTCTGAAGGG GTTGTAGGAAGGAAAGATTTTTATTCTCCGTCTGACTTAGTTATCAGTGAACAGCTGTATTTG CTATCACGTTTAGAAGTACCAGAGTATAACAATGAAAACTTGTATGAGCAACCAACATATTATAG GACTACCAAGTCCGTCGTGCCATACAGCACCAAGAGGAGTGCTAACCAGAGTAAAGGGGGGCTGGTCAAGTCTAACAAGTCTAAAAGTGCCTCTAGTCGCGGCTATCTG AGTAGTGTAGCTGATGAAAAGAGATTTCTACAGTCAGCTAACAGCTCCCAGAGCTCTCGCTGGAACACCAGTGGCCAGGGCCTGAGGCTGGAGAAGGAATGGACTGACCTTGCCAATTCCAGGTCCCTGAAACGCAACTCAGAG ATAGTAACTCACAGAGTAGACAGAATGTATTTTATGACTGGAAATTCAATTAATCTTAAACCCAAGTATCATGTGGATGAGGAAGAGCTCCATAGACTAAGAGAGATTTCAAAATCCAGGCAGTCGTCAAGAAGACAAAACCG GGTCATTCATATGCCTGCATG CAGTCAACATTCCAAGAAAGTTCAGCACCATTCTCAGTTGGAAGAAGACTTGCAG gCACTTACTGTCAAAGAAGGAAACACagaaaagaatgaaaatgaTA ATGCAGAAAATTCTGGAGAA aatgtTGAGAGACCAAAGAGTCCCCTGGGTGGCTGGTCACTAACAGAGAACCCTGCCCCAGAGCCTGACCAGAAAGAGGCTCTCAGTCGTTTGTCACTCCACAAAGACGATAACCCAGAGGTTCCTCCCTCAGAGGGTGGAAACAGTGAGAGAGACAACATGACAAACGGCGAGGATGATGGATTTCATGAAGAGGAAGTGGACATGAAGGGAAGAGCAGATGGAAGACAGGGGGTGGAAGATGTGATAGAACCTAATACAGATGATGCAATCCCAGAGGAAAGTGCAAATAATACTGTGGAGGAAGAGCCTTGA
- the LOC128188551 gene encoding uncharacterized protein LOC128188551 isoform X1 — MDAFEQVLYQNLGKQNDFQATERIFRKVVHPGLDSLRLVDKNGVPINTPLSSMKQKMFILSPRGVPTRVTNHAYSGQPMRMSRPYSEGVVGRKDFYSPSDLVISEQLYLLSRLEVPEYNNENLYEQPTYYRTTKSVVPYSTKRSANQSKGGLVKSNKSKSASSRGYLSSVADEKRFLQSANSSQSSRWNTSGQGLRLEKEWTDLANSRSLKRNSEIVTHRVDRMYFMTGNSINLKPKYHVDEEELHRLREISKSRQSSRRQNRVIHMPACSSQHSKKVQHHSQLEEDLQALTVKEGNTEKNENDNAENSGENVERPKSPLGGWSLTENPAPEPDQKEALSRLSLHKDDNPEVPPSEGGNSERDNMTNGEDDGFHEEEVDMKGRADGRQGVEDVIEPNTDDAIPEESANNTVEEEP, encoded by the exons atggatGCATTTGAACAAGTTTTGTACCAAAACCTGGGAAAACAAAACG ATTTCCAGGCCACAGAGAGAATATTTCGTAAAGTAGTACACCCAGGCCTGGATTCTCTACGACTCGTGGACAAAAATGGTGTACCAATTAATACACCACTCAGTAGCATGAAGCAGAAAATGTTCATCCTTAGTCCGCGAGGGGTCCCAACTCGTGTGACGAACCACGCCTACAGTGGACAACCAATGCGCATGTCTCGTCCATATTCTGAAGGG GTTGTAGGAAGGAAAGATTTTTATTCTCCGTCTGACTTAGTTATCAGTGAACAGCTGTATTTG CTATCACGTTTAGAAGTACCAGAGTATAACAATGAAAACTTGTATGAGCAACCAACATATTATAG GACTACCAAGTCCGTCGTGCCATACAGCACCAAGAGGAGTGCTAACCAGAGTAAAGGGGGGCTGGTCAAGTCTAACAAGTCTAAAAGTGCCTCTAGTCGCGGCTATCTG AGTAGTGTAGCTGATGAAAAGAGATTTCTACAGTCAGCTAACAGCTCCCAGAGCTCTCGCTGGAACACCAGTGGCCAGGGCCTGAGGCTGGAGAAGGAATGGACTGACCTTGCCAATTCCAGGTCCCTGAAACGCAACTCAGAG ATAGTAACTCACAGAGTAGACAGAATGTATTTTATGACTGGAAATTCAATTAATCTTAAACCCAAGTATCATGTGGATGAGGAAGAGCTCCATAGACTAAGAGAGATTTCAAAATCCAGGCAGTCGTCAAGAAGACAAAACCG GGTCATTCATATGCCTGCATG CAGCAGTCAACATTCCAAGAAAGTTCAGCACCATTCTCAGTTGGAAGAAGACTTGCAG gCACTTACTGTCAAAGAAGGAAACACagaaaagaatgaaaatgaTA ATGCAGAAAATTCTGGAGAA aatgtTGAGAGACCAAAGAGTCCCCTGGGTGGCTGGTCACTAACAGAGAACCCTGCCCCAGAGCCTGACCAGAAAGAGGCTCTCAGTCGTTTGTCACTCCACAAAGACGATAACCCAGAGGTTCCTCCCTCAGAGGGTGGAAACAGTGAGAGAGACAACATGACAAACGGCGAGGATGATGGATTTCATGAAGAGGAAGTGGACATGAAGGGAAGAGCAGATGGAAGACAGGGGGTGGAAGATGTGATAGAACCTAATACAGATGATGCAATCCCAGAGGAAAGTGCAAATAATACTGTGGAGGAAGAGCCTTGA
- the LOC128188551 gene encoding uncharacterized protein LOC128188551 isoform X6, translated as MDAFEQVLYQNLGKQNDFQATERIFRKVVHPGLDSLRLVDKNGVPINTPLSSMKQKMFILSPRGVPTRVTNHAYSGQPMRMSRPYSEGLSRLEVPEYNNENLYEQPTYYRTTKSVVPYSTKRSANQSKGGLVKSNKSKSASSRGYLSSVADEKRFLQSANSSQSSRWNTSGQGLRLEKEWTDLANSRSLKRNSEIVTHRVDRMYFMTGNSINLKPKYHVDEEELHRLREISKSRQSSRRQNRVIHMPACSSQHSKKVQHHSQLEEDLQALTVKEGNTEKNENDNAENSGENVERPKSPLGGWSLTENPAPEPDQKEALSRLSLHKDDNPEVPPSEGGNSERDNMTNGEDDGFHEEEVDMKGRADGRQGVEDVIEPNTDDAIPEESANNTVEEEP; from the exons atggatGCATTTGAACAAGTTTTGTACCAAAACCTGGGAAAACAAAACG ATTTCCAGGCCACAGAGAGAATATTTCGTAAAGTAGTACACCCAGGCCTGGATTCTCTACGACTCGTGGACAAAAATGGTGTACCAATTAATACACCACTCAGTAGCATGAAGCAGAAAATGTTCATCCTTAGTCCGCGAGGGGTCCCAACTCGTGTGACGAACCACGCCTACAGTGGACAACCAATGCGCATGTCTCGTCCATATTCTGAAGGG CTATCACGTTTAGAAGTACCAGAGTATAACAATGAAAACTTGTATGAGCAACCAACATATTATAG GACTACCAAGTCCGTCGTGCCATACAGCACCAAGAGGAGTGCTAACCAGAGTAAAGGGGGGCTGGTCAAGTCTAACAAGTCTAAAAGTGCCTCTAGTCGCGGCTATCTG AGTAGTGTAGCTGATGAAAAGAGATTTCTACAGTCAGCTAACAGCTCCCAGAGCTCTCGCTGGAACACCAGTGGCCAGGGCCTGAGGCTGGAGAAGGAATGGACTGACCTTGCCAATTCCAGGTCCCTGAAACGCAACTCAGAG ATAGTAACTCACAGAGTAGACAGAATGTATTTTATGACTGGAAATTCAATTAATCTTAAACCCAAGTATCATGTGGATGAGGAAGAGCTCCATAGACTAAGAGAGATTTCAAAATCCAGGCAGTCGTCAAGAAGACAAAACCG GGTCATTCATATGCCTGCATG CAGCAGTCAACATTCCAAGAAAGTTCAGCACCATTCTCAGTTGGAAGAAGACTTGCAG gCACTTACTGTCAAAGAAGGAAACACagaaaagaatgaaaatgaTA ATGCAGAAAATTCTGGAGAA aatgtTGAGAGACCAAAGAGTCCCCTGGGTGGCTGGTCACTAACAGAGAACCCTGCCCCAGAGCCTGACCAGAAAGAGGCTCTCAGTCGTTTGTCACTCCACAAAGACGATAACCCAGAGGTTCCTCCCTCAGAGGGTGGAAACAGTGAGAGAGACAACATGACAAACGGCGAGGATGATGGATTTCATGAAGAGGAAGTGGACATGAAGGGAAGAGCAGATGGAAGACAGGGGGTGGAAGATGTGATAGAACCTAATACAGATGATGCAATCCCAGAGGAAAGTGCAAATAATACTGTGGAGGAAGAGCCTTGA
- the LOC128188551 gene encoding uncharacterized protein LOC128188551 isoform X4: MDAFEQVLYQNLGKQNDFQATERIFRKVVHPGLDSLRLVDKNGVPINTPLSSMKQKMFILSPRGVPTRVTNHAYSGQPMRMSRPYSEGVVGRKDFYSPSDLVISEQLYLLSRLEVPEYNNENLYEQPTYYRTTKSVVPYSTKRSANQSKGGLVKSNKSKSASSRGYLSSVADEKRFLQSANSSQSSRWNTSGQGLRLEKEWTDLANSRSLKRNSEIVTHRVDRMYFMTGNSINLKPKYHVDEEELHRLREISKSRQSSRRQNRSQHSKKVQHHSQLEEDLQALTVKEGNTEKNENDNAENSGENVERPKSPLGGWSLTENPAPEPDQKEALSRLSLHKDDNPEVPPSEGGNSERDNMTNGEDDGFHEEEVDMKGRADGRQGVEDVIEPNTDDAIPEESANNTVEEEP; encoded by the exons atggatGCATTTGAACAAGTTTTGTACCAAAACCTGGGAAAACAAAACG ATTTCCAGGCCACAGAGAGAATATTTCGTAAAGTAGTACACCCAGGCCTGGATTCTCTACGACTCGTGGACAAAAATGGTGTACCAATTAATACACCACTCAGTAGCATGAAGCAGAAAATGTTCATCCTTAGTCCGCGAGGGGTCCCAACTCGTGTGACGAACCACGCCTACAGTGGACAACCAATGCGCATGTCTCGTCCATATTCTGAAGGG GTTGTAGGAAGGAAAGATTTTTATTCTCCGTCTGACTTAGTTATCAGTGAACAGCTGTATTTG CTATCACGTTTAGAAGTACCAGAGTATAACAATGAAAACTTGTATGAGCAACCAACATATTATAG GACTACCAAGTCCGTCGTGCCATACAGCACCAAGAGGAGTGCTAACCAGAGTAAAGGGGGGCTGGTCAAGTCTAACAAGTCTAAAAGTGCCTCTAGTCGCGGCTATCTG AGTAGTGTAGCTGATGAAAAGAGATTTCTACAGTCAGCTAACAGCTCCCAGAGCTCTCGCTGGAACACCAGTGGCCAGGGCCTGAGGCTGGAGAAGGAATGGACTGACCTTGCCAATTCCAGGTCCCTGAAACGCAACTCAGAG ATAGTAACTCACAGAGTAGACAGAATGTATTTTATGACTGGAAATTCAATTAATCTTAAACCCAAGTATCATGTGGATGAGGAAGAGCTCCATAGACTAAGAGAGATTTCAAAATCCAGGCAGTCGTCAAGAAGACAAAACCG CAGTCAACATTCCAAGAAAGTTCAGCACCATTCTCAGTTGGAAGAAGACTTGCAG gCACTTACTGTCAAAGAAGGAAACACagaaaagaatgaaaatgaTA ATGCAGAAAATTCTGGAGAA aatgtTGAGAGACCAAAGAGTCCCCTGGGTGGCTGGTCACTAACAGAGAACCCTGCCCCAGAGCCTGACCAGAAAGAGGCTCTCAGTCGTTTGTCACTCCACAAAGACGATAACCCAGAGGTTCCTCCCTCAGAGGGTGGAAACAGTGAGAGAGACAACATGACAAACGGCGAGGATGATGGATTTCATGAAGAGGAAGTGGACATGAAGGGAAGAGCAGATGGAAGACAGGGGGTGGAAGATGTGATAGAACCTAATACAGATGATGCAATCCCAGAGGAAAGTGCAAATAATACTGTGGAGGAAGAGCCTTGA
- the LOC128190820 gene encoding transcription and mRNA export factor ENY2, with protein sequence MADDIKRKDAQMRATINQKLVETGERDRLKDLLRTRLIECGWRDQLKQHCKEVVKQKGLEHITVDDLVAEITPKGRALVPDNVKKELLQRIRTFLAQQADN encoded by the exons tgatataaaaagaaaagatgcgCAGATGAGAGCAACCATCAACCAAAAATTGGTGGAAACTGGGGAGCGTGACAG atTAAAAGACTTGCTAAGAACAAGACTGATAGAGTGTGGATGGAGAGATCAACTGAAGCAGCATTGTAAAG AGGTTGTAAAGCAGAAAGGACTGGAACATATAACAGTCGATGATTTAGTCGCGGAAATAACACCGAAAGGAAGAG CTCTTGTACCCGACAATGTGAAAAAAGAATTGTTACAAAGAATTAGGACATTCCTTGCCCAACAGGCTGATAATTGA